A genome region from Vulpes lagopus strain Blue_001 chromosome 7, ASM1834538v1, whole genome shotgun sequence includes the following:
- the LOC121494875 gene encoding short transmembrane mitochondrial protein 1-like: MLQFLLGFIFGTMVGMYLAQNCDISHLAKELGEIKKDLDAKKKPPSHEMGSQTTFWIF, encoded by the coding sequence ATGCTCCAGTTCCtgcttggatttatttttggCACCATGGTTGGAATGTATCTGGCTCAGAACTGTGACATATCACACCTGGCTAAAGAACttggagaaattaaaaaggacTTGGATGCCAAAAAGAAACCTCCTAGTCATGAAATGGGCTCTCAAACTACCTTCTGGATATTCTGA